From Plectropomus leopardus isolate mb chromosome 17, YSFRI_Pleo_2.0, whole genome shotgun sequence, a single genomic window includes:
- the si:ch211-195b15.8 gene encoding dual specificity protein phosphatase 16 — protein MVWSREREAERPQLSVILPRLYLGAESDVTQERLASLGISYVLSVSRCSPQPSFLPRSRYLRIPIDDSLWDDLLPWIPQALHFIDAAMSSGASVLVHCAAGISRSPALAVAYIMYSLGMDLDHAYRFVKERRPTISPNFNFLGQLQHFQGTLSQKASGDGLLTQQLDNRPPFISDSVKHTNSSHNVNCQADTSDPAEVRQEHTKTLSCTANTQQGHTHSVGKQRPSLSGKLHLTLNQNWQQVQTPCEPPAPSPCETVRPAAKPTQLPAASAALSEKRKSLTLLLTPLGICPPSPAKSSQQPPGSTTSTTLHNKETVDKPEAKTQREPVSHRQAEDTHREQSPSHSRCSRGEVKEPGLLSPFSFTLNKLLGWGERVLLGGVFVPVRMGQPVLPYRC, from the exons ATGGTTTGGTCCCGGGAGAGGGAGGCGGAGCGGCCCCAGCTGTCCGTCATCCTGCCGCGGCTCTACCTCGGAGCGGAGAGCGACGTGACGCAG gagcgGCTGGCCTCTCTGGGTATCTCCTATGTACTGAGTGTGAGCCGCTGCAGCCCCCAGCCCTCCTTTCTGCCTCGCTCCAGATACCTTCGCATTCCCATCGATGACTCCCTGTGGGACGACCTGCTGCCCTGGATCCCACAGGCTCTGCACTTCATAG ATGCAGCCATGTCCTCCGGTGCCTCCGTGCTGGTTCACTGTGCAGCAGGGATCTCTCGCTCCCCGGCTCTGGCTGTAGCTTACATCATGTACAGCCTGGGGATGGACCTGGACCACGCCTACAG GTTTGTGAAAGAGCGCCGGCCCACCATCTCCCCAAACTTCAACTTCCTGGGTCAGCTGCAGCACTTCCAGGGCACACTGAGCCAGAAGGCCTCTGGGGACGGCCTCCTCACCCAGCAGCTGGACAACCGTCCTCCATTCATCAGTGACAGCGTGAAGCACACTAACAGCAGTCACAATGTGAATTGTCAGGCTGACACCAGCGACCCAGCAGAGGTCAGGCAGGAACACACCAAGACTTTGAGCTGCACAGCTAACACAcaacagggacacacacactcagtaggGAAGCAGCGGCCCTCCCTGTCAGGGAAACTTCATTTGACTCTTAATCAAAACTGGCAGCAGGTCCAGACACCATGTGAGCCTCCAGCTCCGAGTCCCTGTGAGACAGTCCGACCAGCAGCAAAGCCCACACAACTCCCAGCAGCCTCTGCTGCTCTATCAGAGAAACGCAAAAGCCTCACCCTCCTTTTGACCCCTCTGGGAATCTGTCCTCCCTCCCCAGCAAAGAGCAGCCAACAACCACCAGGCAGCACCACGTCCACAACGCTCCACAACAAGGAGACAGTTGATAAGCCAGAggcaaagacacagagagagccCGTCTCCCACAGGCAGGCAGAGGACACCCACAGGGAGCAGAGCCCCTCCCACAGCAGGTGCAGCAGAGGCGAGGTGAAGGAGCCAGGCCTGCTGTCACCCTTTAGCTTCACCCTCAACAAGCTGCTGGGCTGGGGGGAAAGGGTGCTGCTGGGAGGGGTGTTTGTCCCGGTCAGGATGGGACAGCCGGTCCTGCCGTACAGGTGCTGA
- the rras gene encoding ras-related protein R-Ras, which yields MSGEEERFKLVVVGGGGVGKSALTIQFIQSYFVSDYDPTIEDSYTKICTVDGKETRLDILDTAGQEEFGAMREQYMRSGEGFLLVFALNDRGSYHEVQKFHTQILRVKDRDDFPMVLIGNKADLEQQRVISWEDAQAFARENRIHYMEASAKNRYNVDEVFMELVQIIRRFQEMESPPPPAHHTGKQKSGGCPCVLL from the exons ATGAGTGGAGAAGAGGAAAGATTCAAACTGGTGgtggtgggaggaggaggggtggggaAGAGCGCCCTGACCATCCAGTTCATCCAG TCCTACTTTGTGTCAGACTACGACCCCACCATTGAAGACTCCTACACCAAGATCTGCACTGTGGATGGAAAGGAGACCCGGCTGGACA tcctGGATACAGCAGGTCAGGAGGAGTTTGGAGCGATGAGGGAGCAGTACATGCGCTCAGGAGAAGGCTTCTTATTGGTGTTTGCGCTCAACGACCGGGGCAG CTACCACGAGGTCCAGAAATTTCACACTCAGATCCTGAGAGTGAAGGACCGAGACGACTTCCCCATGGTGCTGATTGGAAACAAGGCTGACCTGGAGCAGCAGAGAGTG ATCTCATGGGAGGATGCTCAGGCGTTCGCCAGAGAGAACAGGATCCACTACATGGAGGCCTCGGCCAAGAATCGCTACAACGTGGATGAAGTCTTCATGGAGTTGGTACAGATTATCAG AAGGTTTCAGGAGATGGagagtcctcctcctccagctcatCACACGGGGAAACAGAAGAGTGGTGGCTGTCCCTGTGTCCTCCTCTAA